The genome window TCATCTGTTTCAGACAGGGTCTTATATCATTGTTGTCTCAAACATGTGGAAAGCTTAATGGAAGtcattaacttttattttagtTTGGCCATATTGTCATCATGGTGGGCAGATGCAGAGATGGTGCTATTCCCAAGATCTTCTTTTTGGAACACTGATGTTGTTTACATCTTCTTGATCAGAAGAGAACAATggtttttacttatttttaaagccctgtttcacaaattaaaaaagtCCCTGAGAacctttgaaaatgtaattgaagatattctttctattcttttaaCTATTTAAAATCCCTTAacaagtttctttttctttcctaaactACCAACTGAAACTTTTGCACTCACCAAGTCTATGGGTTACTGTTCAGCTGAAGGAATGAAAAGAATTTCATTAGATGTGTTTTATGTTTCTCGATTAAAAAAGTCACCCGAGGCTCAGTGACTTGTTTTACGTTAAGTGACTGCTGTGTGCTTTGATCATCACTTTATTAATGCtttaatgaatattaaaaaaataaagcgCTGTATTAAAGTTAAGCTCTCGTATAAGGAAACCGAATCCCTTTTCCAAGAGCCACAGTGCTTCTTACTCAAACATTTCCTTCTATTTTAAGGTTTTCTCCAATTCTCCTTTAGCCTGCTGCAGATTGTTACAGGAAAGCACGACAACTGTATTAGAATAAGGTTGAAGGGAGAGCAAAAAAGAGAGCAGAGTAATATGCTTCTATTCAAACAAACATATTCCAGACTTACCATGCACTTGTTTGGtttttctccagaatgaacCCTCATGTGAATCAGCAGTTTGTAACGAGCATTGAAGGGTTTATAGCGGCGGACGCAGCCTGCCCAAAAGCAAGTGAAGTCCTCTCCTTTCCGCTGGTCAATGTGGGTCTTTTCTATGTGTCTGACCAGTTCGTCTTGTTGGTCGTAAGTGGCACTGCAGTCAATCCACCGACAGACCTGTTTGCCATTGCCGAGGTCCTGCTCATCCCCCTCACTGGGCTGAAGGGATTTCGGAGACATAGAGGCATGTAAGTGAGGCAGCGTCCCTTGGGTCTGGCTCAGCTGCTGGTGTAGATGGTAAGGGGGAGGCAGCCCTTGATGATGTCGGAAAAGATCAGTGGTGGAGGAATAATCGTCAGCTGGTTCTTGTTTTAGGAAACTCACCTTCTGTGCGCTGTGGGAGGTGTTTTGATGAGGAATGCTAGTACCATTCATCATAAGGCTGAGACTTCCATTCTCCTCAACTTGCTGCATTTGTATCTGCTCACAGTCACCTCTGTCACACTCAGTAGAAATAGGTACAAGACATGCTGGAGGGGAGGGAATACTGCAAGGGTTTCCAGGCTGAGAGCAAGACTGGGGCCGAGAGGATTTCTGAGCACTGTGATGACTGATCTCCACGGGATGAGAGGAAATGCCAGCTGAATTAGTTCGCAGTCCATTCACACAGGTGACCAGTGACGTTTGTGATGTGCGGATGATAGCTGCAATATCAATTCCTTCGGCTGAAGACGGCACAACAGAGATGCATCTCTTCTTCAGGTTGCTTGCTTGTAGCCTAGCCGAGTGCTGAGGGGTGCCAAGTGACAACGGACTCGGGGAGGAGCTGTGTTCATTATTAAACAAGTAGGAAGAAAGTGAATTTGTGAAGCTATTATTCATTAGGTCTATTTCGGGATGCAGACTACCAGAGGCTCTCAGCTCCATCCCCTCCGTAATCCTTCTGTGCATGGAAGCCTCAGACAGAACCTTATAATCACCGGGACATTCTTGTTTAATTTGCTGAGCCGGGTGACTTCCATTCAGGCATGGAGCAGCAGAATCTACTGAGTCTTGAAACCTGGGTGACCTGTAATATAGTTTGTATTAAGCATCACCAACTACCACAGGATTTATCGTTTTTGTACAGGACACAACATTTGTAAAGCCCTGGAGAATGGAAGCACTCGCTCTCTGCCGAATGTTGCTCATCTAATGCAGCAATTACAACAAAAAATTCTGCAGTGCTTCCTCTACAACCCCTGTAAAGGCAGCATCATTTTACACAGGATTAATTTTACACAGTGAGTTATGCACAGAACAGCCAGTCTCCCCACCACTGCTACGGGCAATTCATCAATCACAATCTAGGTTTTCAATGCATAATAGATTGGGCAAAATAATAGCTGAGAATGAAGTTTGAGAGCTTTgggctttttttaattattcaaataTCAGTATTTTCCTCAAAGTGCACTGGGAAAATTCCGTGGCAACCTTGTTCACACAAACCCAAAAAGGCTATAGCTGAATTCTGCTTACACGTGACAGAGATCTGTGCTTCGCTGAATTAAAAAAGAGTAAGATctgtggaggaaagaaaaaaaaaggcttacgAATAAAGGATAGCTCATTTCAACCAGTGGTCCAGAGCTGATGAGAGATCAGTCAAAAGATAACTGAAAAAGTCCACTGAAAGActatacattttcatttccatttttcatatGATAATCTGCCCAGGTCTACAAGAGCTAAAGGATGGTTCTGCAGAAGTGATTTTCAACATCttttgatgtttgctgaatCCAGTCACTCAGGAAGCAGGAATCCCACATAGACTTTTCAGCAAGACTTCCAGGAAACActtttttctaacattttccTCCAAGCAGTTAGCAATTGGCCtatgctttaaaatgaaaaaaaataataataatctcaGTGATAAACGTTTACTGTGCATGACCCAGCTGCCTGTTGTTGGTTAGGACCAGTGGAAGTACCTTAACATATCCCTAAAGCGTGGTTGGGTTTAAGCTATGGCTTCACCATGCAGCAACGTGCCAGGCCTGTAAGAGGAAACAGTACATCTGTGTGCAGGAAAGCTGTACCTGAACTAATAAACCCTCCAGAGAGGTCCTCTAGGGCTCTTATGCTGAAATGTTCCATATAAATGAATTTTATGCTTTTTGATGCTATCaccagaaaagctgaagaaaaccTGGCCGTTAGGCAACTCTGTGTTGCTGTAACTGACAAATCTGAcacatttcaaaagaagaaacatacaTGCTTAAGATATTGTGGGCATATTCATACATTaaactgcagagctgctgagtaaacagtatttattttttgactTAGGTGATTTCATCTCTATTGCTTCCATCAGACCACCACAAACATAAGGAGCTGGAACCACTACTAACTACTAACTCCTTCTTCGTAACAGCTCtcaattagaaaataaaaataaaatttaaaaaagcttCAAAAAGACTTCCTGCTCATCAAATGAAAGCTGTCAAAGAATGATATCAGTCTGAGGCACACAGCTGGCAACATACATCCA of Meleagris gallopavo isolate NT-WF06-2002-E0010 breed Aviagen turkey brand Nicholas breeding stock chromosome 10, Turkey_5.1, whole genome shotgun sequence contains these proteins:
- the LOC104912497 gene encoding zinc finger protein GLIS3-like; translated protein: MKMMSKAYDHLITSFFNYFLTVNGGYSHCNLISEKKNMMDVEMTSSSVPVCRQGLFIHTGNPLMRDHPLSCDRLLHVGQLNLTHSDIRSPRFQDSVDSAAPCLNGSHPAQQIKQECPGDYKVLSEASMHRRITEGMELRASGSLHPEIDLMNNSFTNSLSSYLFNNEHSSSPSPLSLGTPQHSARLQASNLKKRCISVVPSSAEGIDIAAIIRTSQTSLVTCVNGLRTNSAGISSHPVEISHHSAQKSSRPQSCSQPGNPCSIPSPPACLVPISTECDRGDCEQIQMQQVEENGSLSLMMNGTSIPHQNTSHSAQKVSFLKQEPADDYSSTTDLFRHHQGLPPPYHLHQQLSQTQGTLPHLHASMSPKSLQPSEGDEQDLGNGKQVCRWIDCSATYDQQDELVRHIEKTHIDQRKGEDFTCFWAGCVRRYKPFNARYKLLIHMRVHSGEKPNKCMVSLEYVCLNRSILLCSLFCSPFNLILIQLSCFPVTICSRLKENWRKP